From the Nocardiopsis changdeensis genome, one window contains:
- a CDS encoding thioesterase family protein → MSPDPITEQYRFDRDTRVEKLADGEFAATLTDAWTTFTSHPNGGYVLGTALNALRQNLGQPDPLAVSAFFLRPAAPGPATARTEVIREGRRTATGQVVLEQNGKEVIRATATYGDLTPNPAARVLTLDTPPDLPAPGDCPVPDEFADKPDGLGIAHSVEYRYPTRPGWLDGRKDGRPHAEFWMRFADGREPDVHALPAMVDFAPPAVLDIGEFTTITVELSVHVRARPAPGWLACRVFTKHVSGGLHEEDMEIWDSTGTLVAQCRQLAMLL, encoded by the coding sequence ATGAGCCCTGACCCCATCACCGAGCAGTACCGGTTCGACCGCGACACCCGCGTGGAGAAACTGGCCGACGGCGAGTTCGCAGCCACCCTCACCGACGCCTGGACCACCTTCACCTCCCACCCCAACGGCGGGTACGTCCTGGGCACCGCCCTCAACGCCCTGCGCCAGAACCTCGGCCAGCCCGACCCCCTGGCCGTCTCCGCGTTCTTCCTGCGACCCGCCGCGCCGGGCCCGGCCACCGCCCGCACCGAGGTCATCCGCGAGGGCCGCCGCACCGCCACCGGCCAGGTGGTCCTGGAGCAGAACGGCAAAGAGGTCATCCGCGCCACCGCCACCTACGGCGACCTCACCCCGAACCCCGCCGCCCGGGTGCTGACCCTGGACACCCCGCCCGACCTGCCCGCCCCCGGGGACTGCCCCGTCCCCGACGAGTTCGCGGACAAACCCGACGGGCTCGGCATCGCCCACAGCGTCGAGTACCGCTACCCCACCCGCCCCGGCTGGCTGGACGGCAGGAAGGACGGCCGCCCCCACGCCGAGTTCTGGATGCGCTTCGCCGACGGCCGCGAACCCGACGTCCACGCACTGCCCGCCATGGTCGACTTCGCCCCGCCCGCCGTCCTCGACATCGGAGAGTTCACGACCATCACCGTCGAACTGAGCGTCCACGTGCGCGCCCGGCCCGCCCCCGGCTGGCTGGCCTGCCGCGTCTTCACCAAGCACGTCTCCGGCGGCCTGCACGAGGAGGACATGGAGATCTGGGACTCCACCGGGACCCTGGTCGCCCAGTGCCGCCAGCTCGCCATGCTCCTCTGA
- a CDS encoding metal ABC transporter substrate-binding protein: MPNFRDWNPSPRWAAAPLVLALALTACSSPAGSSSAGADDGRPLVLTTFTVLADMVENVAGDRVRVASLTRPGAEIHGYEPVPDDLVRGQDADLILENGLGLEAWFAQFTERVDAPTAVLSEGVETIPISSGDYEGEPNPHAWMSPDNALVYVDNIRDALVGLDPEGEAGYTAAAEAYKAEITEVGDYLEEELGSVPEPARALVTCEGAFSYLARDAGLAEMYLWPVNAESEATPQRIAEVTRYVEDNGVPAVFCESTVNDGTQRSVARATGAEFAGPLYVDSLSEEGGPVPTYLDLLRHDAEAIVAGLAGGRP; the protein is encoded by the coding sequence GTGCCGAACTTCAGAGATTGGAACCCTTCACCGCGCTGGGCCGCCGCTCCGCTCGTCCTCGCCCTGGCCCTGACCGCCTGCTCCTCCCCGGCGGGCTCCTCCTCCGCCGGCGCCGACGACGGGCGCCCCCTGGTCCTGACCACGTTCACGGTCCTGGCCGACATGGTCGAGAACGTCGCCGGCGACCGCGTCCGGGTCGCCTCCCTGACCCGCCCCGGCGCCGAGATCCACGGCTACGAGCCCGTCCCCGACGACCTCGTCCGCGGACAGGACGCCGACCTGATCCTGGAGAACGGCCTGGGCCTGGAGGCCTGGTTCGCCCAGTTCACCGAACGGGTGGACGCCCCCACCGCCGTGCTCTCCGAGGGCGTGGAGACCATCCCCATCTCCTCCGGCGACTACGAGGGCGAACCCAACCCGCACGCCTGGATGTCCCCCGACAACGCCCTGGTCTACGTCGACAACATCCGCGACGCCCTGGTCGGGCTGGACCCCGAGGGCGAGGCCGGGTACACGGCCGCCGCCGAGGCCTACAAGGCCGAGATCACCGAGGTCGGCGACTACCTGGAGGAGGAGCTGGGCTCCGTCCCCGAGCCCGCCCGCGCCCTGGTCACCTGCGAGGGCGCCTTCTCCTACCTGGCCCGCGACGCCGGGCTCGCCGAGATGTACCTGTGGCCGGTCAACGCCGAGAGCGAGGCCACCCCGCAGCGCATCGCGGAGGTCACCCGGTACGTCGAGGACAACGGGGTGCCCGCGGTGTTCTGCGAGAGCACCGTCAACGACGGCACCCAGCGCTCGGTCGCCCGGGCGACCGGGGCCGAGTTCGCCGGACCCCTGTACGTCGACTCCCTGTCGGAGGAGGGCGGCCCCGTGCCCACCTATCTGGACCTGCTGCGCCACGACGCCGAGGCCATCGTGGCCGGGCTCGCCGGGGGGCGGCCGTGA
- a CDS encoding NADP-dependent oxidoreductase — MHTVRFAEYGAPSVLTVEEADRPEPGRGQVRVAVKAAGVNPFDVKVRSGAMRFGTLPRGLGSEVAGTVDALGEGVTDTAVGEAVAGWALTGGYAEYALVGTYAAKPEELDWAQAAALPVAGEAALRGLRELAPRKGETLLVHGASGTVGAIAVQFAVAGGVTVVGTAGEANLERVQALGAIPVAYGEGLADRVREAAPQGVDAVLDAAGHGVLPDAIALRGGTTERIVTLADGAAQELGVRFSSGGAAGQTPEVLRTLLDAQAQGRLVMPEPRLMSLANAAQAHAELEAHGSGKIVLIP, encoded by the coding sequence ATGCACACTGTCCGTTTCGCCGAGTACGGCGCCCCGTCGGTGCTCACCGTCGAGGAGGCCGACCGCCCCGAACCCGGGCGCGGGCAGGTACGGGTGGCGGTCAAGGCGGCCGGGGTCAACCCGTTCGACGTCAAGGTGCGCTCGGGCGCCATGCGGTTCGGGACCCTGCCGCGCGGCCTGGGCTCGGAGGTCGCCGGAACGGTCGACGCCCTGGGCGAGGGCGTCACCGACACGGCGGTGGGCGAGGCGGTGGCGGGCTGGGCGCTGACCGGCGGATACGCCGAGTACGCGCTGGTGGGGACCTACGCGGCCAAGCCCGAGGAACTGGACTGGGCGCAGGCCGCGGCACTGCCGGTGGCCGGGGAGGCGGCGCTGCGCGGACTGCGGGAGCTGGCGCCCCGCAAGGGCGAGACGCTGCTGGTGCACGGGGCGTCCGGAACGGTCGGGGCGATCGCCGTGCAGTTCGCGGTGGCCGGCGGGGTGACCGTCGTCGGCACCGCCGGGGAGGCGAACCTGGAGCGGGTTCAGGCGCTGGGCGCGATCCCGGTCGCCTACGGCGAAGGGTTGGCCGACCGGGTCCGCGAGGCCGCTCCCCAGGGGGTGGACGCGGTGCTGGACGCCGCCGGGCACGGGGTGCTGCCGGACGCGATCGCGCTGCGCGGCGGCACCACAGAGCGGATCGTCACCCTGGCCGACGGCGCCGCCCAGGAGCTGGGGGTGCGGTTCTCCTCCGGCGGCGCGGCGGGGCAGACCCCCGAGGTGCTGCGCACCCTGCTGGACGCCCAGGCCCAGGGGCGGCTGGTGATGCCCGAGCCCCGCCTGATGAGCCTGGCCAACGCCGCCCAGGCCCACGCCGAACTGGAGGCGCACGGCTCGGGCAAGATCGTCCTCATCCCCTGA
- a CDS encoding MerR family transcriptional regulator produces MGRTVGEVARLSGQTVRTLHHYDRIGLLVPAERTPSGYRSYSDGDLERLRRILTYRELGFGLEEIAGILDDPAADTRSHLLRQHGLVTERIERLRALARSLELLLEADTMELNITPEERLELFGDFDVESHSAEAERRWGGCEAYAQSQRKVGSYTKEDWRRNQAEAAEIYRALADAMAEGAPADGERAMDLAERHREHITRWYYDCTTEIHRGLGALYVDDERFTATIDAGAPGLSLYLREAFAANADRRERP; encoded by the coding sequence ATGGGCCGCACCGTGGGCGAGGTCGCCCGCCTGAGCGGGCAGACCGTGCGCACCCTGCACCACTACGACCGGATCGGGCTGCTCGTCCCGGCCGAGCGCACCCCCTCCGGCTACCGCAGCTACAGCGACGGGGACCTGGAGCGGCTGCGCCGCATCCTCACCTACCGGGAGCTGGGCTTCGGCCTGGAGGAGATCGCCGGGATCCTCGACGACCCCGCCGCCGACACCCGCTCCCACCTGCTGCGCCAGCACGGCCTGGTGACCGAACGCATCGAACGCCTGCGCGCCCTGGCGCGCAGCCTGGAACTCCTGCTGGAGGCCGACACCATGGAACTGAACATCACCCCCGAGGAGCGCCTGGAGCTCTTCGGCGACTTCGACGTGGAGTCCCACTCCGCCGAGGCCGAACGGCGCTGGGGCGGCTGCGAGGCCTACGCGCAGTCCCAGCGCAAGGTGGGCTCCTACACCAAGGAGGACTGGCGACGGAACCAGGCCGAGGCCGCCGAGATCTACCGGGCCCTGGCCGACGCGATGGCCGAGGGGGCGCCCGCCGACGGCGAGCGGGCCATGGACCTGGCCGAGCGCCACCGCGAGCACATCACCCGCTGGTACTACGACTGCACCACCGAGATCCACCGCGGCCTGGGCGCCCTGTACGTCGACGACGAGCGGTTCACCGCCACCATCGACGCCGGCGCCCCGGGGCTGAGCCTCTACCTGCGCGAGGCCTTCGCCGCCAACGCCGACCGCCGCGAACGCCCCTGA
- a CDS encoding metal ABC transporter ATP-binding protein, with protein MSAAAPPAPAVEVVDATVHYGDVLALDGVSLSVGPGRICGLLGTNGSGKSTLFKTVLGLVRADRGRVRLLGLDGATARRRGLVGYVPQTEQVDWDFPVSVREVVMMGRYGRMGPRRRPRAADREAVEHALERTDLTGLAERRIGALSGGQRKRAFVARALAQGADVLLLDEPFAGVDKGSEATITALLRRLRDEGRTLLLSTHDLARVPELCDEAVLLQRRVVARGAPEEVLRPETVMEAFGVHVEEEGERWRR; from the coding sequence GTGAGCGCCGCGGCGCCTCCGGCGCCCGCGGTGGAGGTCGTGGACGCCACCGTCCACTACGGCGACGTGCTCGCCCTGGACGGGGTGTCCCTGTCGGTGGGGCCGGGCCGGATCTGCGGGCTGCTGGGCACCAACGGCTCGGGCAAGTCCACCCTGTTCAAGACCGTCCTGGGGCTGGTGCGCGCCGACCGCGGCCGGGTGCGGCTGCTGGGCCTGGACGGCGCCACCGCCCGCCGCAGGGGGCTGGTGGGGTACGTGCCCCAGACCGAGCAGGTGGACTGGGACTTCCCGGTGAGCGTGCGCGAGGTGGTCATGATGGGCCGCTACGGGCGCATGGGGCCGCGCCGGCGCCCGCGCGCGGCCGACCGCGAGGCGGTGGAGCACGCGCTGGAGCGCACCGACCTGACGGGCCTGGCCGAGCGCCGGATCGGCGCGCTCTCGGGCGGCCAGCGCAAGCGGGCGTTCGTCGCCCGCGCCCTGGCCCAGGGCGCCGACGTGCTGCTGCTGGACGAGCCCTTCGCCGGGGTCGACAAGGGGTCGGAGGCCACCATCACCGCGCTGCTGCGCAGGCTGCGTGACGAGGGCCGCACCCTGCTGCTGTCCACCCACGACCTGGCCCGGGTGCCGGAGTTGTGCGACGAGGCGGTGCTGCTGCAGCGGCGCGTCGTCGCCCGGGGCGCGCCCGAGGAGGTGCTGCGTCCGGAGACCGTCATGGAGGCCTTCGGCGTCCACGTCGAGGAGGAGGGGGAGCGGTGGAGGCGCTGA
- a CDS encoding metallophosphoesterase: MTLLLAHISDLHLDGSERATERAERTVAYLRDLPQAPDALLVTGDIADTPAREEYEEAARLLDLPFPVIVCPGNHDDRAGLRTHLLGEGASAEPFNRVHHVAGAAVLACDSTIPGEDGGRLDTATLVWINETLSDLPADVPALLAFHHPPVRMHHPLPDSMRLGNADDLAGLLRAHPRVAGILVGHMHTGGATMFAGRPLLLAPGVTWTLRMPWEGEPVADRTQPPGVAFHLLDEDQRLSTHFRAVMRAGAEV, translated from the coding sequence ATGACTCTTCTTCTCGCGCACATCAGCGACCTGCACCTGGACGGCTCCGAGCGCGCCACCGAGCGCGCCGAGCGCACCGTGGCCTACCTGCGCGACCTGCCGCAGGCCCCGGACGCCCTGCTGGTCACGGGGGACATCGCCGACACCCCCGCGCGCGAGGAGTACGAGGAGGCGGCCCGGCTGCTGGACCTGCCGTTCCCGGTGATCGTGTGCCCGGGCAACCACGACGACCGGGCGGGGCTGCGCACGCACCTGCTGGGGGAGGGGGCGTCGGCGGAGCCGTTCAACCGGGTGCACCACGTGGCGGGGGCGGCGGTGCTGGCCTGCGACTCCACCATTCCGGGCGAGGACGGCGGGCGGCTGGACACGGCCACGCTGGTGTGGATCAACGAGACGCTGAGCGACCTGCCGGCGGACGTTCCGGCGCTGCTGGCCTTCCACCACCCGCCGGTGCGGATGCACCACCCGCTGCCGGACTCGATGCGCCTGGGCAACGCCGACGACCTGGCGGGGCTGCTGCGCGCCCACCCCCGGGTGGCGGGCATCCTGGTGGGCCACATGCACACCGGCGGGGCGACGATGTTCGCGGGGCGGCCGCTGCTGCTGGCGCCGGGGGTGACGTGGACGCTGCGCATGCCCTGGGAGGGCGAGCCGGTGGCCGACCGCACCCAGCCGCCGGGGGTGGCGTTCCACCTGTTGGACGAGGACCAGCGGCTGAGCACGCACTTCCGTGCGGTGATGCGCGCCGGGGCGGAGGTCTGA
- a CDS encoding CsbD family protein, producing MAEENKGPNKFDELRGKAKEQAGKVTGNREQEAEGKVEQNKAKLKQAGEKVKDAFTSDDKNR from the coding sequence ATGGCCGAGGAGAACAAGGGCCCGAACAAGTTCGACGAGCTCCGCGGCAAGGCCAAGGAGCAGGCGGGCAAGGTCACCGGCAACCGCGAGCAGGAGGCCGAGGGCAAGGTCGAGCAGAACAAGGCCAAGCTCAAGCAGGCCGGCGAGAAGGTGAAGGACGCCTTCACCTCCGACGACAAGAACCGCTGA
- a CDS encoding ABATE domain-containing protein gives MNERGIMDGRLALELAGTIRHDGSGVADDLDGVEGTAHWLAAAAHLLPEGAAPPVDEELHAQVVTLRGAVRTLFARVVGTARPDPADTRLPPPDREALALLNAAAARQAVVPRLRWEGPDVPTVEFAPGGGCPDTVAALARAAIAFLEGPDRERLRVCTAPRCERYFVQAHGRQQWCGTSCGNRARAARHYRRHAAART, from the coding sequence GTGAACGAACGGGGGATCATGGACGGCCGACTGGCACTCGAACTGGCCGGGACGATCCGCCACGACGGCTCCGGCGTGGCGGACGACCTGGACGGCGTCGAGGGGACCGCGCACTGGCTGGCCGCCGCGGCCCACCTGCTGCCCGAGGGCGCGGCACCGCCGGTGGACGAGGAGCTGCACGCCCAGGTGGTGACCCTGCGCGGGGCGGTGCGCACGCTGTTCGCCCGCGTGGTCGGCACGGCCCGGCCCGACCCCGCCGACACCCGCCTGCCGCCCCCCGACCGGGAGGCGCTCGCCCTGCTCAACGCCGCGGCGGCCCGCCAAGCCGTGGTGCCCCGGCTGCGCTGGGAGGGACCGGACGTGCCCACCGTGGAGTTCGCCCCCGGCGGCGGCTGCCCGGACACCGTCGCGGCACTGGCCCGCGCCGCCATCGCCTTCCTGGAAGGGCCCGACCGCGAACGGCTGCGGGTCTGCACCGCCCCGCGCTGCGAGCGCTACTTCGTCCAGGCCCACGGACGCCAGCAGTGGTGCGGCACCTCCTGCGGCAACCGGGCCCGCGCCGCCCGCCACTACCGCCGCCACGCCGCCGCCCGCACCTGA
- a CDS encoding class I SAM-dependent methyltransferase produces the protein MPGLLAAVDRFNDAHPWDHNAHYHRWLLEQLPARVDRALDVGCGTGDLVRALAGRAAEVVGVDADPRVVDLARAATGRCPGVSFRVADAAEELPEGPFDVVTCVAVLHHLPFAPALERMRDRLAPGGTLLVLGVHEPSQFTDHLLGAAAVPANLAVGWARGRRPRPEAMTARTAPAAMTLPEIAREAGRILPGVRLRRHLFWRHSLLWRAEG, from the coding sequence ATGCCCGGACTCCTGGCCGCCGTCGACCGGTTCAACGACGCCCACCCCTGGGACCACAACGCCCACTACCACCGGTGGCTCCTGGAACAGCTCCCGGCGCGCGTGGACCGCGCCCTGGACGTGGGCTGCGGTACCGGCGACCTGGTGCGGGCGCTGGCCGGGCGGGCCGCGGAGGTGGTGGGGGTGGACGCCGACCCGCGTGTGGTGGACCTGGCCCGCGCGGCGACGGGGCGGTGCCCGGGCGTCTCCTTCCGGGTGGCCGACGCCGCCGAGGAGCTGCCCGAGGGGCCCTTCGACGTGGTCACCTGCGTGGCGGTGCTGCACCACCTGCCGTTCGCCCCGGCCCTGGAGCGGATGCGCGACCGGCTCGCCCCGGGCGGGACGCTGCTGGTGCTGGGCGTGCACGAGCCGTCGCAGTTCACCGACCACCTGCTGGGCGCCGCCGCCGTCCCGGCCAACCTCGCCGTGGGCTGGGCGCGCGGGCGCCGCCCGCGCCCGGAGGCGATGACGGCCCGCACCGCGCCGGCCGCCATGACGCTGCCCGAGATCGCCCGCGAGGCGGGCCGGATCCTGCCGGGGGTGCGGCTGCGGCGGCACCTGTTCTGGCGCCACTCCCTGCTGTGGCGGGCGGAAGGGTGA
- a CDS encoding metal ABC transporter permease codes for MEALTAVVDWFAVPVQFDFVRRALLVAVAAGVVCAVLSCWMTLVGWSLMGDAVSHAVLPGVVLSYMFGLPFALGALVFGTGSVALIGVVNRTSRVKEDAVIGVVFTAMFALGLVLVSAVPSQTDLGHILFGNVLGVSDADIVQILVLAAVVLGVVWFKHRDLTLYAFDRVHAHAVGINPRLLETLLLGLLAVTVVVALQAVGIILVVAMVIIPGATAYLLTDRFERMLVISVGVAVVAAVAGVFASYHLNVSTGGSVVLAQATAFALAYLFSPLHGVLGRRRRRPAGQSTARQ; via the coding sequence GTGGAGGCGCTGACCGCGGTCGTCGACTGGTTCGCCGTGCCGGTGCAGTTCGACTTCGTCCGCCGCGCGCTGCTGGTGGCCGTGGCGGCCGGGGTGGTGTGCGCGGTGCTCTCGTGCTGGATGACCCTGGTGGGCTGGTCGCTCATGGGCGACGCGGTCTCCCACGCGGTGCTGCCGGGGGTGGTGCTGTCGTACATGTTCGGGCTGCCGTTCGCGCTGGGCGCTTTGGTGTTCGGCACCGGGTCGGTGGCGCTGATCGGGGTGGTCAACCGCACCTCCCGGGTCAAGGAGGACGCGGTCATCGGGGTGGTGTTCACCGCGATGTTCGCGCTGGGGCTGGTGCTGGTGTCGGCGGTGCCCAGCCAGACCGACCTGGGGCACATCCTGTTCGGGAACGTGCTGGGGGTGTCCGACGCCGACATCGTGCAGATCCTGGTGCTGGCGGCGGTGGTGCTGGGCGTGGTGTGGTTCAAGCACCGCGACCTGACGCTGTACGCGTTCGACCGGGTGCACGCCCACGCGGTGGGGATCAACCCGCGCCTGCTGGAGACGCTGCTGCTGGGGCTGCTCGCGGTGACGGTGGTGGTGGCGCTGCAGGCGGTGGGGATCATCCTGGTGGTGGCCATGGTGATCATCCCGGGGGCGACCGCCTACCTGCTCACCGACCGGTTCGAGCGGATGCTGGTGATCTCGGTGGGGGTGGCCGTGGTGGCGGCGGTGGCGGGGGTGTTCGCCAGTTACCACCTGAACGTGTCCACCGGCGGGTCCGTGGTGCTGGCGCAGGCGACGGCGTTCGCGCTGGCCTACCTGTTCTCGCCGCTGCACGGTGTTCTGGGCCGGCGGCGGCGCCGGCCTGCGGGTCAGAGCACGGCCCGGCAGTAG
- a CDS encoding DUF4253 domain-containing protein, with product MDPQADISIQLPPGKPALSGAGEPVMWISDGTAPDGLWQELRAAHADSGWWPLLLTSMSDEDGDRPWETGELSPPAPGAAADHDVEAVLAKAWSGSTEVDEEYDHLVPEQRLAVTAPHGLTWPGLAPEAPLTADPGECADRSAAWLAQRPDPRLGLVRAASGAEALSVIGWQGAVNHGLDVTAISAVLADWERRFGTRLVMAGFDTLVLSTACVVTDRERAMRVAAEHFALCPDNVWQGTGSLESYAESLIGDETWSFWWD from the coding sequence ATGGACCCCCAGGCCGACATCTCCATCCAGCTCCCGCCGGGCAAACCCGCGCTCTCCGGGGCCGGCGAACCCGTCATGTGGATCAGCGACGGCACCGCCCCCGACGGGCTGTGGCAGGAACTGCGCGCCGCCCACGCCGACTCGGGGTGGTGGCCGCTGCTGCTGACCTCCATGAGCGACGAGGACGGCGACCGCCCCTGGGAGACCGGCGAACTCTCCCCGCCCGCCCCGGGCGCGGCCGCCGACCACGACGTGGAGGCCGTCCTGGCCAAGGCCTGGAGCGGCTCCACCGAGGTCGACGAGGAGTACGACCACCTCGTCCCCGAGCAGCGGCTCGCCGTCACCGCCCCCCACGGCCTCACCTGGCCGGGCCTGGCCCCCGAGGCGCCGCTGACCGCCGACCCCGGCGAGTGCGCCGACCGCAGCGCCGCCTGGCTCGCCCAGCGGCCCGACCCCCGCCTGGGCCTGGTCCGGGCGGCCTCCGGCGCCGAGGCGCTCAGCGTCATCGGCTGGCAGGGGGCGGTCAACCACGGCCTGGACGTCACGGCGATCTCCGCGGTCCTGGCCGACTGGGAGCGCCGGTTCGGGACGCGGCTGGTGATGGCCGGGTTCGACACCCTGGTGCTGAGCACGGCCTGCGTCGTCACCGACCGCGAGCGGGCGATGCGCGTGGCCGCCGAGCACTTCGCCCTGTGCCCCGACAACGTCTGGCAGGGCACGGGCAGCCTGGAGTCCTACGCCGAGTCGCTGATCGGCGACGAGACCTGGTCCTTCTGGTGGGACTGA
- a CDS encoding GNAT family N-acetyltransferase, with protein MSPVVEVFDPLTAAPADLAAWSAVHVAGRRELSASAPEPDELAQRLGQGRGGRAWRWAARPDQGGPILGTAELRRQPHDEGIGFLRLFVDAPARRRGLGTRLRAAAAARARAEGMTRLQSTVLAGRAGEAFARTSPNLRTLLHLELQVQTFDEETLQRCWRLASAPKRGYRITHWVGSAPPALVKSFGEVMNHLLDAPGAAFQEEPRRWGPDDVRAWERRITEDGSRLLVGAVVDRFSDEVVAATVCTVTHGPVADQHDTAVLPAHRRRGLASRVKATQTLRVHDNFPHVQAMAVTLNRENTAMLQVNRLLGYEKTAERLLVEEDLTAQG; from the coding sequence GTGAGTCCAGTGGTGGAGGTCTTCGATCCCCTCACGGCCGCCCCCGCCGACCTGGCGGCGTGGAGCGCGGTCCATGTGGCGGGGCGACGTGAACTGTCCGCAAGCGCCCCCGAGCCCGACGAACTGGCCCAGCGGCTGGGGCAGGGGCGCGGCGGCCGGGCCTGGCGGTGGGCGGCCCGCCCCGACCAGGGGGGACCGATCCTGGGCACCGCCGAGCTGCGGCGCCAGCCCCACGACGAGGGCATCGGGTTCCTGCGCCTGTTCGTGGACGCCCCCGCCCGCCGCCGCGGCCTGGGCACCCGGCTGCGCGCGGCGGCCGCCGCGCGGGCCCGCGCCGAGGGCATGACCCGGCTGCAGAGCACCGTCCTGGCCGGCCGGGCCGGGGAGGCGTTCGCCCGCACCAGCCCGAACCTGCGCACCCTGCTGCACCTGGAACTCCAGGTGCAGACCTTCGACGAGGAGACCCTCCAGCGGTGCTGGCGGCTGGCGTCGGCGCCCAAACGCGGGTACCGGATCACCCACTGGGTGGGGTCGGCGCCCCCGGCGCTGGTGAAGTCCTTCGGCGAGGTGATGAACCACCTGCTGGACGCGCCCGGCGCCGCCTTCCAGGAGGAGCCGCGCCGGTGGGGCCCCGACGACGTGCGGGCCTGGGAGCGGAGGATCACCGAGGACGGCTCGCGGCTGCTGGTGGGCGCGGTGGTCGACCGGTTCTCCGACGAGGTGGTGGCGGCCACCGTGTGCACCGTGACGCACGGGCCGGTCGCCGACCAGCACGACACCGCCGTGCTGCCCGCCCACCGGCGGCGGGGCCTGGCCAGCCGGGTCAAGGCCACCCAGACCCTGCGGGTACACGACAACTTCCCGCACGTGCAGGCGATGGCGGTGACCCTGAACCGGGAGAACACCGCGATGCTCCAGGTCAACCGGCTGCTGGGCTACGAGAAGACCGCCGAGCGGCTGCTGGTGGAGGAGGACCTCACCGCACAGGGCTGA
- a CDS encoding NUDIX domain-containing protein has translation MRWTVHSERPLYTDPWLDVRVADVELPDGRHLDHRLIRRPRGAGAVLRDGGRVLLLWRHRFITDTWGYEIPMGGVHEGEDPCAAAAREAEEETGWRPGTLEPLLRVQPSSGLTDSEHHVFVTDDAVRVGEPADAWESERRDWVPLAEVPALVARGELVGATTVSALLYLLCRA, from the coding sequence GTGCGCTGGACCGTCCACTCGGAGCGCCCCCTCTACACCGACCCGTGGCTGGACGTGCGCGTCGCCGACGTCGAGCTCCCCGACGGCCGGCACCTCGACCACCGGCTGATCCGCCGCCCCCGCGGCGCGGGGGCGGTGCTGCGCGACGGCGGCCGGGTGCTGCTGCTGTGGCGGCACCGGTTCATCACCGACACCTGGGGTTATGAGATCCCCATGGGCGGCGTCCACGAGGGCGAGGACCCGTGCGCGGCCGCCGCCCGTGAGGCGGAGGAGGAGACGGGCTGGCGGCCGGGCACCCTGGAGCCGCTGCTGCGGGTGCAGCCCTCCAGCGGCCTCACCGACAGCGAGCACCACGTGTTCGTCACCGACGACGCGGTGCGCGTAGGCGAGCCCGCCGACGCCTGGGAGTCCGAGCGCCGGGACTGGGTGCCGCTGGCGGAGGTCCCCGCGCTGGTCGCCCGCGGCGAGCTGGTCGGCGCCACCACCGTCAGCGCCCTCCTCTACCTGCTCTGCCGGGCGTGA